One region of Syntrophobacterales bacterium genomic DNA includes:
- the csn2 gene encoding type II-A CRISPR-associated protein Csn2, whose protein sequence is MNELTLSRYGIEPSIIIPETNFFTLVVENKKFLLQMLTELRCQIEDGKNDNDDGLNLSFGGKPVDIEKNASIIFDFTDINFNSKTITNLLTKKFAEFLGLGEQSGPLMNLEAIILNLAENFRLKSGLNIEYDAVMNGSNLAKVCSLKIADDKRGLLERLCEYVNLLCDLKPLKLLILVFGKEFLSKMGIDNFYKHCCDKNVRVLIIEGIDKTGLLENERRLIIDADLCTIPLGYAD, encoded by the coding sequence ATGAATGAACTTACACTTTCAAGATACGGCATAGAACCTAGCATTATAATCCCCGAAACAAATTTTTTCACACTTGTGGTTGAAAACAAGAAATTTTTGCTTCAAATGTTGACGGAATTAAGATGTCAAATAGAAGATGGTAAAAACGACAATGACGATGGCCTTAACCTTTCTTTTGGTGGCAAACCCGTTGATATCGAGAAAAATGCGTCAATCATATTCGATTTTACAGACATAAACTTCAATTCAAAAACAATAACAAATTTGCTGACCAAAAAATTCGCAGAGTTTTTGGGTCTTGGCGAGCAGTCAGGGCCGCTTATGAACCTTGAAGCCATAATACTTAATTTAGCGGAAAATTTTAGATTGAAATCAGGCTTAAACATTGAATACGATGCGGTTATGAATGGCAGCAATCTCGCCAAAGTTTGTTCTCTTAAAATTGCAGATGACAAGCGGGGCTTGCTTGAAAGGTTGTGCGAATATGTAAATTTGCTTTGTGACTTAAAGCCTCTCAAATTGCTCATTCTTGTTTTTGGCAAAGAGTTTTTGTCAAAAATGGGTATTGATAACTTTTACAAACATTGCTGCGATAAAAATGTCAGGGTGCTAATAATAGAAGGTATTGATAAAACAGGACTGCTTGAAAATGAAAGGCGACTTATTATTGATGCTGATTTATGCACTATTCCATTGGGATACGCTGATTGA
- the cas2 gene encoding CRISPR-associated endonuclease Cas2, producing the protein MSWRFMRTMVFFDLPTKTAENRKNYTRFRKFLIEDGFMMLQFSVYTKLAINKTVAGQIRRRLEQNKPEIGNIAVMEITEKQFSDIAWILGSKQSNILDTTERLTIYDEE; encoded by the coding sequence ATGAGCTGGAGATTTATGCGAACAATGGTGTTTTTTGATTTGCCGACTAAAACGGCAGAAAACAGAAAAAATTATACGAGGTTTCGCAAATTTCTTATTGAAGATGGCTTTATGATGTTACAGTTTTCTGTCTATACAAAACTTGCAATCAACAAAACCGTAGCCGGTCAAATTCGCAGACGGCTTGAGCAGAATAAACCTGAAATCGGTAATATAGCAGTTATGGAAATAACAGAAAAGCAGTTTTCAGACATTGCTTGGATATTGGGCAGCAAACAAAGTAATATCCTGGACACAACCGAGCGTTTGACAATATACGATGAGGAATAA
- the cas1 gene encoding type II CRISPR-associated endonuclease Cas1: protein MAGFRTIVINKRCKLESLLGSLVVRSETEERIHIKEIETLIIESTAVALTAALVADLTEAGANIIFCDKKHLPASVFLPVHAHFSAAKNIKEQIAWNETLKARCWRQIIKEKIRQQALFLSELDKQEEHSALMEYQNNVRIGDFENHEARAAAVYFRVLFGSDFSRSAPRLHNFALNYGYTLLMAAFAREISACGYLTELGIWHKGVENAFNLASDLMEPFRVVVDRFVVFLPEDDEEKYKRYMLPFLYSRVKMNGENQSLVPAIRIYLHRIFRFMRQEVDDIFGIEILDEKENRE from the coding sequence ATGGCGGGTTTTCGAACAATTGTCATTAACAAGCGTTGTAAATTAGAATCTCTGCTCGGCTCGCTTGTTGTTCGCTCGGAAACCGAAGAGCGGATACACATCAAAGAGATTGAAACACTTATCATCGAAAGTACGGCTGTCGCTTTAACAGCCGCCCTTGTTGCAGATTTGACCGAGGCAGGTGCGAATATAATATTTTGTGACAAAAAGCATCTCCCAGCCTCTGTTTTTCTGCCCGTTCACGCCCATTTCAGTGCTGCAAAAAACATTAAAGAGCAGATTGCTTGGAACGAAACCTTAAAAGCAAGGTGTTGGCGGCAGATAATTAAAGAAAAAATCCGCCAGCAGGCTTTATTTTTGTCAGAACTGGACAAGCAAGAAGAACACTCTGCACTGATGGAATATCAAAACAATGTACGGATAGGCGACTTTGAAAATCATGAGGCAAGGGCGGCGGCGGTTTATTTTAGGGTGCTATTTGGTTCAGACTTTAGCAGAAGCGCTCCGCGCCTTCATAATTTTGCATTAAATTATGGCTATACTTTGCTTATGGCAGCATTTGCACGGGAAATTTCTGCTTGTGGTTACTTAACCGAACTGGGCATTTGGCACAAGGGCGTTGAAAATGCTTTCAACTTGGCAAGTGACCTAATGGAGCCTTTTAGGGTGGTTGTTGACAGATTTGTTGTATTTCTTCCAGAAGATGACGAAGAAAAATACAAACGCTATATGCTGCCGTTTTTATATTCAAGGGTAAAAATGAATGGTGAAAATCAAAGCCTTGTTCCCGCAATAAGAATATATCTGCACCGCATTTTTCGCTTTATGCGTCAGGAGGTTGACGATATATTCGGTATAGAAATTTTAGACGAAAAAGAGAACCGGGAATGA
- the cas9 gene encoding type II CRISPR RNA-guided endonuclease Cas9 (Cas9, originally named Csn1, is the large, multifunctional signature protein of type II CRISPR/Cas systems. It is well known even to general audiences because its RNA-guided endonuclease activity has made it a popular tool for custom editing of eukaryotic genomes.), protein MKQINKKMPLAKKMIRDWYLGLDIGTNSVGFSATDSEYNILTKNGKLQCGVRLFEGAQDASTRRGFRSSRRRFARRKVRIDLLQELFNSAIAEKDQAFFIRLNESNLHFDDKTEKAKYPLFNDSNFADKDYYKKFPTIYHLRKHLLENDEKDPRLIYLACHHLIKYRGHFLSSNFNTSRSNSGYKDIIDAINAQKENNTTFENNTPFDATNIEAIAGIIKDKSKSVAKQWLEIHGKLNPNNNRSLKHVFTAMQGNKINLSEIFGAHLKDDEKELKGNKQLENFKFSAVSEKYDECLADVETILNDDQLGFLVLLKSFYDLVQLNRVMADSNFVSEALVQRYNEHKADLKLLKNFIKTYLSNEYGKMFRKNTDFKDKDFIHASYVNYVGSNIVHNKKSVSHFIMCIDKGSEPMTANHEDFLKYTKSILEKASDEARTTDECKTLEEKIENKTLCKIHNTQDNSYIPYQLHEAELKAILEKQTGNFGFLQNKDNHGTVADKIVSLLTFRIPYYVGPLNEKHKGKFTWIEKNSGFENTKVLPWNFNEVVDAAKSGENFITRMTAKCTYLKAEDVIPKSSLLYQKYMLLNDLNNLKINGNRIGQKLKKLLYNNMCQRETSLSKTKIKKYLVEQGETRTKDAVGKENDNDTAFNSSLSSLIKFKGILGNNINEEMCENIIKWHTVFGDEKSPVRAKIEAQYGDKLTEEQIQKLSKLSFKGWARFSAKFLSGITVTDKSTGETALTIIKLLEETTLNLMEILNSDHYIQRNGGSIIEKFTNVIEKENAGLQKEKVDHDLVAGLYCSPTVKRSIWQAILICKELMKINGCAPKKVFIEVTRTDDKKQKGKMKSSRRKQIEELLNKAAKDSRDIQTLKAEFDGKTDETEFRSDRLYFYFTQLGKCMYSGEKIELSNLNNYSLYDIDHIYPQSKIKDDSLTNRVLVKRYDNAYKSDAYPIEQPIQTKMSSFWGMLKGKGLINAEKYSRLICTQSLDYDTIGGFINRQLVSTNQAVKETANALKILFGDDTKIVYSKASNVSDFRNNYGLVKCREVNNLHHAHDAYLNIVVGNVWDSVFGQYWKTNFTFNENTAIDKLFKCDRNGIWQNTYIDKIKAYLFDNKKYLDKFPVTTRPFEKKGEFYDQTIHPKGKGQFELHKGFDTAKYGGYIRGYTAYNCLIEYDDGRNGERIRGIFSVPVRFVHLEKDNRRDELLAKIVADNKIADKNPKVIISKIQMFSVLEVDGVRYHMRSGDLQCSVTTEWYPDKGIIQIIHDIYKYKKLVKDKQITEDKETYKDIVFATRERNPKTKEGKKISRENNLKLYDAIIEQVKKPFYANYTFAKKVKENKIDREKFRELPTYKQMEQLVGLLNLITTNGKGFNAVKIGGVANEVSIYKVKEIPERNIYLITQSVTGLFENRVVINHKR, encoded by the coding sequence ATGAAGCAAATAAATAAAAAGATGCCGTTGGCAAAGAAAATGATAAGGGACTGGTATTTGGGGCTGGACATAGGTACAAATTCAGTCGGATTTTCCGCCACTGATTCAGAATATAATATTCTAACCAAAAACGGTAAACTGCAATGTGGTGTAAGATTATTTGAAGGTGCGCAAGACGCATCGACAAGGCGCGGTTTTCGTTCATCACGCAGGCGTTTTGCAAGACGCAAGGTTCGCATTGATTTATTGCAAGAGCTTTTTAATTCGGCGATTGCGGAAAAGGACCAAGCGTTTTTTATTCGCTTAAATGAAAGCAATTTACATTTCGACGATAAGACTGAAAAAGCTAAATATCCCCTGTTTAATGACTCTAATTTTGCAGACAAAGACTACTACAAAAAATTCCCGACAATTTATCATTTGAGAAAGCATCTTCTTGAAAATGACGAAAAAGACCCTCGCTTAATATATCTTGCCTGCCATCATTTGATAAAATATCGTGGGCATTTTTTATCCTCAAATTTCAATACAAGCCGCAGCAATAGCGGCTACAAAGACATAATTGATGCCATAAATGCGCAAAAAGAGAATAATACAACCTTTGAGAATAATACACCCTTTGACGCCACCAATATTGAAGCCATTGCCGGAATTATCAAGGATAAAAGTAAATCCGTGGCAAAACAATGGCTTGAGATTCACGGAAAACTAAACCCCAACAATAATAGGTCATTAAAACATGTATTTACCGCAATGCAAGGAAATAAAATCAATTTGTCCGAAATTTTTGGCGCTCATTTAAAAGATGACGAAAAGGAATTAAAGGGCAATAAACAACTCGAAAACTTCAAATTTTCCGCTGTTTCCGAAAAATATGACGAATGTCTAGCTGACGTTGAAACTATTTTAAATGATGACCAACTTGGTTTTTTAGTGTTGCTTAAATCTTTCTATGATTTAGTGCAGCTTAATCGCGTTATGGCGGACTCAAATTTTGTTTCAGAAGCGCTTGTACAAAGATACAATGAGCATAAAGCCGATTTAAAATTACTAAAAAACTTTATCAAAACATATCTTTCAAATGAATACGGTAAAATGTTCCGTAAGAACACGGATTTTAAAGATAAAGATTTTATTCACGCCTCTTACGTTAATTATGTTGGCTCTAATATTGTCCACAATAAAAAATCAGTTTCGCATTTTATAATGTGCATCGACAAAGGGTCAGAGCCAATGACGGCAAACCATGAAGATTTTTTGAAATACACGAAAAGTATATTAGAAAAAGCAAGCGATGAGGCAAGGACGACTGACGAATGCAAAACCTTGGAAGAAAAAATTGAAAACAAAACACTTTGCAAGATTCACAACACGCAAGACAATTCATATATTCCATATCAACTGCACGAAGCGGAACTTAAAGCAATTTTAGAAAAACAAACAGGGAACTTCGGCTTTCTGCAAAATAAAGATAACCACGGAACGGTCGCAGATAAAATCGTATCCCTTTTGACTTTTCGCATACCATACTATGTTGGACCATTAAACGAAAAGCACAAAGGCAAGTTTACCTGGATTGAAAAAAATTCTGGCTTTGAAAATACAAAGGTTTTGCCCTGGAATTTCAATGAAGTTGTTGACGCCGCAAAAAGCGGTGAAAATTTCATTACCCGAATGACCGCAAAATGCACCTATCTCAAGGCCGAGGATGTTATCCCGAAATCAAGTTTGCTTTATCAAAAGTATATGCTCTTAAATGACTTAAATAATCTTAAAATCAATGGCAATCGCATAGGACAAAAATTAAAGAAGCTTTTATATAATAACATGTGTCAACGCGAAACCTCGCTTTCAAAAACAAAAATCAAAAAATATTTAGTTGAACAAGGGGAAACTCGCACCAAAGATGCGGTTGGCAAAGAAAATGATAACGACACGGCTTTTAATTCGTCGCTTTCATCACTGATTAAATTTAAAGGTATTTTGGGCAACAACATTAATGAAGAAATGTGCGAAAACATTATAAAGTGGCACACAGTTTTTGGGGATGAAAAGTCCCCTGTCAGAGCGAAAATCGAAGCACAATACGGTGATAAACTTACCGAGGAGCAGATACAAAAACTAAGTAAATTGTCATTTAAAGGCTGGGCGAGATTTTCCGCTAAATTTTTGAGCGGAATTACCGTTACTGATAAATCGACGGGCGAAACAGCTTTGACAATTATAAAATTGCTTGAAGAAACGACCCTTAACTTAATGGAAATTCTCAACAGTGACCACTACATTCAAAGAAATGGCGGCAGTATCATCGAAAAATTTACCAATGTCATTGAAAAAGAGAATGCAGGCTTACAAAAAGAAAAAGTTGACCATGACCTTGTAGCAGGGCTTTATTGTTCGCCAACAGTTAAACGCTCCATTTGGCAAGCGATTTTAATTTGTAAAGAACTCATGAAAATTAACGGCTGTGCGCCAAAAAAAGTTTTCATAGAAGTAACCCGTACTGATGACAAAAAGCAAAAAGGCAAGATGAAATCAAGCCGCCGCAAGCAAATTGAGGAACTCTTAAACAAGGCCGCTAAAGATAGTCGTGACATTCAGACGTTAAAAGCAGAGTTTGACGGCAAAACGGATGAAACGGAATTTCGTTCCGATAGGCTTTATTTTTATTTCACACAGTTGGGTAAATGTATGTACAGCGGCGAAAAAATTGAGTTGTCCAATTTGAACAACTACAGTCTCTACGACATTGATCATATTTATCCACAAAGCAAAATCAAGGATGATAGTTTAACAAACAGGGTGCTTGTTAAACGGTACGACAACGCATACAAAAGTGATGCGTACCCGATTGAACAACCTATTCAAACTAAAATGTCCTCGTTTTGGGGAATGTTAAAAGGCAAGGGGCTGATAAACGCCGAAAAATATAGTCGTCTTATTTGCACTCAAAGTCTGGACTATGACACTATCGGCGGGTTTATCAACCGCCAGCTTGTTTCGACAAATCAAGCGGTAAAAGAAACGGCGAATGCACTTAAAATTCTATTTGGCGATGATACGAAAATTGTTTACTCTAAAGCAAGCAATGTAAGCGATTTTAGAAATAATTATGGGCTTGTCAAATGCCGCGAAGTGAACAATTTGCACCACGCTCACGATGCGTATCTCAATATTGTTGTCGGCAATGTGTGGGATAGTGTTTTTGGGCAATATTGGAAAACTAATTTCACATTTAACGAAAACACTGCTATCGACAAGCTGTTCAAATGTGACCGCAATGGTATTTGGCAAAATACATATATTGATAAAATAAAAGCGTATTTGTTCGACAACAAGAAATATCTTGATAAATTCCCCGTAACCACCCGCCCATTTGAGAAAAAAGGAGAATTTTACGACCAAACAATTCATCCGAAAGGCAAGGGGCAGTTTGAGCTTCACAAAGGCTTTGATACTGCAAAATACGGCGGATATATAAGGGGATACACTGCTTATAACTGCCTTATTGAATATGATGATGGCAGAAATGGTGAAAGAATTCGAGGTATTTTCTCTGTCCCTGTGAGGTTTGTTCATCTTGAAAAAGACAACAGACGAGATGAATTACTGGCAAAAATAGTGGCTGATAATAAAATTGCTGATAAAAACCCGAAAGTTATTATTTCAAAAATACAAATGTTTAGTGTCCTTGAAGTGGACGGAGTTCGTTATCACATGCGCTCAGGCGATTTGCAATGCTCTGTTACAACCGAATGGTATCCCGACAAGGGGATTATTCAGATTATTCACGACATTTACAAATATAAAAAACTTGTCAAAGATAAACAAATCACCGAAGACAAAGAAACATATAAAGATATTGTTTTTGCCACTCGCGAGAGAAACCCAAAAACAAAAGAGGGCAAAAAAATTTCCCGTGAAAATAACCTCAAGCTTTATGATGCAATAATAGAGCAAGTCAAAAAGCCATTTTATGCGAACTACACTTTTGCAAAAAAAGTTAAAGAAAACAAAATTGATAGAGAAAAATTCAGGGAATTGCCAACTTATAAACAAATGGAGCAGTTGGTCGGTCTTTTGAATTTAATAACAACAAATGGCAAGGGTTTCAATGCAGTAAAAATTGGCGGTGTCGCAAATGAAGTTTCCATATATAAGGTTAAAGAAATTCCGGAAAGAAATATATACCTCATCACCCAATCAGTCACAGGGCTGTTTGAAAACAGAGTTGTTATAAACCATAAAAGGTGA
- a CDS encoding bifunctional riboflavin kinase/FAD synthetase, translated as MRIFESLDISERFTNPVLTIGNYDGVHVGHRQIIEKVKDEAHRLGGTSMLMTFSPHPLTVVKPDALIGLISPNGLKRRLIEEAGIDALIIVPFTEQFRLIEPEDYVKDILVDKLGIKGLIIGYDFRFGRQGRGDVDLLKGLSAQNGFFFHVVEPITLDGEKIGSNRIRKMLRSGETERAMACLGQPYLMEGRVIKGFGRGRELGFPTINIATAVELIPKEGVYVTEIETTNRRFHSVTNIGYNPTFDGKELSIETHIMDFSGDLYGCEVTLYFYKRIRDEMKFGSVEELKRRIAFDVETASDYFIKRGLE; from the coding sequence ATGAGAATTTTTGAATCCCTCGATATATCCGAGAGATTTACCAATCCGGTGCTGACCATAGGCAACTATGACGGGGTTCATGTGGGGCACAGGCAAATCATTGAGAAAGTGAAGGATGAGGCTCATCGCTTGGGAGGAACATCCATGCTTATGACCTTTAGCCCCCATCCCCTCACAGTAGTGAAGCCGGATGCGCTTATCGGACTCATCTCGCCCAACGGCTTAAAGAGAAGGTTGATAGAGGAAGCGGGGATTGATGCGCTTATCATTGTACCTTTTACGGAACAGTTCCGTCTTATAGAGCCCGAGGACTATGTAAAAGACATCCTTGTGGATAAATTGGGTATCAAGGGGCTTATTATAGGTTATGATTTCAGGTTTGGACGGCAGGGGAGAGGGGATGTGGATCTTCTGAAGGGTTTGTCGGCGCAAAACGGTTTCTTCTTTCATGTCGTCGAGCCGATCACACTTGATGGCGAAAAAATCGGGAGCAACAGGATCAGGAAGATGTTGAGATCGGGCGAGACCGAGAGAGCCATGGCATGCCTGGGCCAACCCTATCTTATGGAAGGACGGGTTATAAAGGGATTTGGCAGAGGAAGAGAACTGGGGTTTCCGACCATCAATATCGCGACAGCGGTCGAACTTATCCCGAAGGAAGGTGTTTACGTAACGGAAATTGAAACGACCAACAGACGGTTCCATTCAGTGACCAATATAGGTTATAACCCAACTTTCGACGGCAAGGAACTTTCAATAGAAACTCACATCATGGATTTTTCCGGTGACCTTTATGGCTGCGAAGTAACCCTGTATTTCTATAAGCGGATTCGGGATGAAATGAAATTCGGTTCCGTGGAAGAGCTGAAGCGGAGGATAGCGTTTGATGTGGAAACCGCTTCCGATTATTTTATAAAGCGGGGACTGGAGTGA
- the hemC gene encoding hydroxymethylbilane synthase produces the protein MKRKWIIGTRGSKLALKQTDMVMEQLKSFHPDLEFITKIIKTTGDIMLDKPLQSIGDKGFFVKEIEDDLLSGGIDLAVHSMKDLPGDLAPGLVVGAALKREDPRDAFVSFNLSRFDRVAKGSKIGTNSLRRKSQILNLNPGVVIIPIRGNIDTRISKIETLGLDGAILALAGMKRMGFESLVKDILSLDMMVPSSGQGAICVETRDEKVLIDLLRPIDDPETRKVVTIERKVQNMMGGGCSVPLGINAAVTDGVLTLRIAYGDEDGVRLARVKESGSQVEADEIVRRAVEKATAGFKDS, from the coding sequence ATGAAGAGGAAATGGATAATAGGGACCAGAGGGAGTAAGCTCGCCCTAAAGCAGACAGACATGGTTATGGAGCAGCTTAAGTCCTTTCATCCGGACTTAGAATTTATTACGAAGATAATAAAAACCACAGGCGATATCATGCTGGACAAACCGCTTCAGTCGATAGGCGACAAAGGCTTTTTTGTGAAGGAAATAGAGGACGATCTCCTTAGTGGAGGGATTGATCTCGCGGTGCACAGCATGAAAGATCTTCCCGGCGACCTCGCGCCAGGACTTGTCGTAGGCGCCGCCCTGAAAAGAGAAGATCCCCGGGACGCTTTCGTATCTTTCAATCTCTCCCGCTTCGACCGTGTGGCAAAAGGTTCGAAAATAGGGACAAACAGTTTGAGAAGGAAGTCCCAGATCCTAAATTTGAATCCTGGAGTTGTAATCATACCGATAAGGGGTAACATAGATACGAGGATCAGTAAGATTGAGACCCTTGGCTTGGATGGCGCTATTCTTGCCCTTGCCGGGATGAAAAGGATGGGCTTCGAGAGTCTCGTCAAGGATATTTTATCTCTCGACATGATGGTCCCCTCCTCTGGCCAGGGCGCCATATGTGTGGAGACACGGGATGAAAAGGTTTTGATTGATCTCTTGAGACCGATTGACGACCCGGAGACCCGAAAAGTTGTCACTATAGAGAGAAAAGTCCAGAATATGATGGGCGGAGGATGCAGTGTTCCTCTCGGCATCAATGCGGCGGTGACCGATGGTGTCCTCACATTACGCATAGCCTACGGCGATGAAGATGGAGTACGTCTCGCAAGAGTAAAGGAATCTGGTAGCCAGGTCGAGGCAGATGAGATAGTCCGACGCGCCGTTGAGAAGGCAACTGCAGGATTTAAGGATTCCTGA
- the hemA gene encoding glutamyl-tRNA reductase, with product MKDFLHIGVFGLNHNTAPIEIREGLYIPERSQPELLTKLKDRGIDEAVVLSTCNRTEIYFSYRDCNEPLEVIGNILGSRFSAGRESLDSYVYSFLDENAYKHLFLVASGLDSMVIGESQILGQVKNAYRLAASHNTTGFLLDKVFHRTFRVAKRIRTETRIGYNPVSISSMAVELSKKIFLDLSRKKILVIGAGEMCEIALKHFKKEGLNDIFITNRTFQDARFLAEEYNGTPYPFEEIPNLLVKVDMVLSSTGSEKPIIDKETVHSTMKKRKSRPLFFIDIAVPRDVDSLVNNIENVYLYDIDDLKDISQRHFSDRLKESQKAHEIMEEEARKFAHWLEQLDIAPIISRITGRLEEVRSLEVKKALAKLKGADKETLDRIDILTKALTAKFLHPHLALIRQNGNPEVLEVMKKLFELEEENEEEMDNRDQRE from the coding sequence ATGAAAGATTTTCTTCACATTGGCGTCTTCGGCCTCAACCACAATACCGCCCCCATTGAGATCAGGGAAGGACTCTATATTCCGGAACGCTCTCAGCCCGAATTATTGACCAAATTGAAAGACCGTGGAATAGACGAGGCAGTCGTCCTGTCGACCTGTAACCGGACAGAGATCTACTTTTCATATAGAGACTGCAATGAACCCCTGGAAGTCATCGGCAATATCCTGGGTAGTCGTTTCAGCGCGGGACGTGAATCACTTGATTCATACGTCTATTCCTTCCTCGACGAAAACGCTTATAAACATCTCTTTCTCGTGGCTTCTGGACTCGACTCCATGGTCATCGGTGAATCCCAAATTCTCGGGCAGGTTAAAAACGCATACCGCCTTGCCGCGTCCCATAACACCACCGGCTTTCTTCTGGACAAAGTCTTTCACCGGACTTTCCGCGTAGCCAAGCGTATAAGAACGGAAACAAGGATAGGATATAACCCCGTATCCATAAGCTCAATGGCGGTTGAGCTTTCCAAGAAAATCTTCTTGGATTTGAGCCGGAAAAAGATTCTTGTAATTGGCGCAGGGGAGATGTGCGAGATTGCTCTCAAGCATTTCAAGAAAGAGGGGCTTAACGACATTTTCATCACCAATAGGACTTTTCAGGACGCCCGCTTTCTTGCCGAAGAGTATAATGGCACCCCCTACCCGTTCGAAGAGATACCGAACCTGCTTGTCAAAGTCGATATGGTGCTCTCGTCCACGGGATCGGAAAAACCTATCATAGACAAGGAAACTGTTCATTCCACGATGAAAAAGAGGAAAAGCCGTCCCCTCTTTTTTATAGACATTGCAGTCCCAAGGGACGTGGACTCCCTTGTGAACAACATTGAAAACGTATATCTTTACGACATTGATGATCTCAAAGATATCTCTCAGCGGCACTTTTCCGATCGGCTCAAAGAATCTCAGAAGGCGCATGAAATCATGGAGGAAGAGGCCCGTAAATTTGCGCACTGGCTCGAACAGCTTGATATAGCCCCCATCATTTCCAGGATAACAGGAAGGCTTGAAGAGGTACGGTCATTGGAGGTAAAGAAAGCATTGGCCAAACTCAAAGGAGCGGACAAAGAGACTCTCGACCGCATTGATATTCTGACCAAGGCACTGACCGCCAAATTTCTCCATCCCCACCTTGCCCTCATAAGGCAGAACGGTAACCCCGAAGTACTGGAGGTAATGAAGAAATTATTCGAACTGGAGGAGGAGAATGAAGAGGAAATGGATAATAGGGACCAGAGGGAGTAA
- the ccsB gene encoding c-type cytochrome biogenesis protein CcsB gives MSIFLLITSLCFYLVSTLLYLTLLVSGKKGLGIPAHLSLIAGFFLQFISLVLRYVEAGYTPTTNLHEALLFLSFCIAGFYLYLRRIYRIEIIGCIIAAILAVILIWAVMFPVAIKPLPPVLRSYWLPIHAIFSFVGNAIFFISFCVSILYLAAERSIKRKTLFSLSLRIPSLETLDSINYTCISYGFPFLTMGIITGSIWAGLAWGSHWNWDPKETWSLITWILYAILFHNRLAIGWRGRKTAYMMIVGFFSLLFTFLGVNLLIGGLHSYANW, from the coding sequence ATGAGTATATTCCTTCTGATTACCTCTCTCTGTTTTTACCTTGTATCCACCCTCCTTTATCTGACCCTTCTCGTCTCCGGGAAAAAAGGCCTTGGGATACCCGCCCACCTTTCTTTGATAGCGGGCTTTTTCCTTCAATTCATATCTCTTGTTCTCCGGTACGTGGAAGCAGGATACACGCCCACAACAAACCTCCACGAAGCCCTCTTATTTCTCTCTTTCTGTATCGCTGGCTTTTATCTCTATCTCAGAAGGATTTACCGTATAGAAATCATAGGATGCATAATAGCCGCCATTCTGGCCGTAATACTCATATGGGCGGTCATGTTTCCCGTAGCGATCAAACCTCTGCCGCCTGTGCTCAGAAGTTACTGGCTTCCTATTCACGCGATCTTCTCCTTTGTTGGAAATGCCATATTCTTTATAAGCTTCTGTGTTTCGATTCTCTATCTCGCGGCAGAGAGAAGCATTAAACGAAAAACACTCTTTTCCCTCTCTTTGCGTATCCCTTCCCTCGAAACCCTGGATTCTATAAATTACACATGTATCTCTTACGGCTTTCCCTTTCTCACCATGGGAATCATCACCGGATCAATCTGGGCTGGCCTCGCATGGGGATCGCATTGGAATTGGGATCCCAAAGAGACATGGTCTCTGATCACTTGGATTCTATATGCAATTCTCTTCCATAACCGCCTCGCAATAGGATGGAGGGGCAGGAAGACGGCCTATATGATGATTGTAGGATTCTTTTCCCTGCTCTTCACTTTTTTAGGAGTAAATCTCCTTATCGGGGGTTTGCATTCTTATGCAAACTGGTGA